Proteins co-encoded in one Deltaproteobacteria bacterium genomic window:
- a CDS encoding 5-formyltetrahydrofolate cyclo-ligase, whose protein sequence is MRLKLASALRFPAQEGRVPNFVGAERAAVLLSELTLWKRAKAVKVSSDAPQWGVRYFALRQGKILYLPVPHLRGDKCFVEIDPERLGARALRALSLRGALRFGRLVAPHEMQPVELIVCGSMAVTRQGGRLGSGGGYCDLEYALLRKDGKVREYTPILTTVHPLQVVDDRIPMRGHDLPVDFLVTPEQVIAAPSLHPRPRGIIWDLLAEEKIRAIPALRRGRRESRGAETPRRF, encoded by the coding sequence GCACTGCGCTTCCCGGCGCAGGAAGGCCGCGTCCCGAACTTCGTCGGGGCAGAGCGCGCCGCGGTCTTGCTGAGCGAACTGACGCTGTGGAAGCGGGCCAAGGCAGTCAAGGTCAGCAGCGATGCGCCCCAATGGGGGGTTCGCTACTTTGCGTTGCGGCAGGGCAAGATCCTCTATCTCCCGGTGCCGCACCTGCGCGGCGACAAGTGCTTTGTCGAGATCGATCCCGAGCGGCTCGGCGCGCGCGCGCTGCGAGCGCTGAGCTTGCGCGGAGCACTGCGGTTCGGGCGCCTGGTGGCCCCGCACGAGATGCAGCCGGTCGAGCTGATCGTGTGCGGCTCAATGGCGGTAACGCGCCAAGGCGGACGCCTCGGCAGTGGCGGCGGCTACTGTGATCTGGAGTACGCGCTGTTGCGCAAGGACGGCAAGGTGCGCGAGTACACCCCGATCCTGACCACCGTTCATCCGCTGCAAGTGGTTGACGATCGCATTCCGATGCGCGGGCACGATCTGCCGGTCGATTTCCTGGTAACGCCGGAGCAAGTGATCGCCGCCCCCAGCCTGCACCCGCGACCGCGCGGCATCATTTGGGACTTGCTGGCGGAGGAGAAGATCCGCGCGATTCCGGCCCTGCGGCGAGGCCGGCGCGAAAGCCGCGGCGCCGAGACCCCCCGCCGATTCTAG
- a CDS encoding response regulator: protein MMHPPNAAILLVEDDDGHASLFARHFQRAGRGERLVRVSDGEEALAYLTGVATAHAAAGCQPRPGLILLDIRMPGLDGFEVLARLKRNPAYRHTPVIMLTSTDSQQEINHAYALGASAYVVKPVNPDAFADRIAKLSGFLDVLELPEVRQPENHDVRGSASRG from the coding sequence ATGATGCATCCACCTAACGCAGCCATCCTGCTGGTTGAAGACGACGACGGCCACGCGAGCCTGTTCGCGCGGCACTTCCAGCGCGCCGGCCGCGGGGAACGGCTCGTGCGCGTCAGCGACGGCGAGGAGGCGCTGGCTTACTTGACCGGTGTCGCGACGGCCCACGCCGCCGCCGGTTGCCAGCCCCGTCCTGGGCTCATCCTGCTCGACATCCGCATGCCCGGCCTCGATGGCTTCGAAGTCCTCGCCCGCCTGAAACGTAACCCCGCCTACCGGCACACACCTGTCATCATGCTCACCTCGACCGATAGCCAGCAGGAAATCAATCACGCTTACGCGCTCGGGGCGAGCGCCTACGTCGTCAAGCCGGTCAACCCCGATGCCTTTGCCGACCGTATCGCCAAGCTCAGCGGCTTTCTCGACGTGCTGGAACTGCCCGAAGTCCGCCAGCCCGAGAACCACGATGTCCGAGGCTCTGCTAGTCGAGGATGA
- a CDS encoding HAMP domain-containing histidine kinase — protein MDTAEAFGPALQAQFELETRRLMRRRAVVACVLVLCIAPFYMVADYMLYATDFATLTAWRLVCVLLTSAILAAVRGPLGERHPDWLVLLLGIVVGCMFAAVPALMEGYDTPYFVALTLLILGLPIFMPCRAGDVLLLSGVLLFAYVAAALMHGRIHNPAVFLTNVSLLVTSGAVALVGMRIGAAMRRTEFLARHQLEDAVRDKSAMAAVLEQQSARLALANQEMEDLLYVASHDLRAPLINVQGFTRELQLSLDELRRESPASPETRAVSGDIDESIQFILAAVSRMDGLIGSLLNVSRIATRTNPTEAVSLGPMVETIIDTFRYQLDQKQITISVGDLPAVIGDPLRLNQAFSNLVDNAIKYMGERAVRRIEIGAQSADDTCTCFVRDTGPGIPKGKQEAVFRLFHRLPNGGVPGEGIGLTMVRKIVEKHGGRIWLESVPDEGSTFWFTLRLAAAARTMGAEHDAST, from the coding sequence GTGGATACAGCTGAGGCGTTCGGCCCTGCCTTGCAAGCGCAGTTCGAGCTCGAGACGCGCCGCCTCATGCGGCGGCGGGCAGTGGTGGCGTGCGTGCTGGTGCTCTGCATTGCTCCCTTCTACATGGTCGCCGATTACATGCTCTATGCCACTGACTTCGCCACCCTCACCGCCTGGCGCCTCGTCTGCGTACTGCTGACCAGCGCGATCCTGGCCGCGGTTCGAGGCCCCCTCGGCGAACGACACCCCGACTGGTTGGTGTTGCTGCTGGGGATCGTGGTCGGGTGCATGTTCGCCGCCGTGCCGGCGCTCATGGAGGGCTACGACACGCCCTACTTCGTCGCGCTGACCCTGCTGATACTGGGCTTACCGATCTTCATGCCCTGCCGGGCTGGCGACGTGCTGCTTTTGAGCGGGGTGCTGCTGTTTGCCTACGTGGCCGCGGCACTGATGCACGGGCGGATTCATAACCCTGCCGTCTTCCTGACCAACGTATCGCTGCTTGTTACCTCGGGCGCGGTGGCCCTGGTCGGAATGCGCATCGGCGCGGCAATGCGCCGCACCGAGTTCCTAGCTCGCCACCAGCTCGAAGACGCGGTGCGGGACAAGAGCGCCATGGCGGCAGTGCTCGAGCAACAGTCGGCGCGCTTGGCGCTGGCTAACCAGGAGATGGAAGACCTCCTCTACGTGGCCTCACATGACTTGCGCGCACCGCTGATAAATGTGCAGGGTTTCACCCGCGAATTGCAGCTCAGCCTCGATGAGCTGCGCCGCGAGTCCCCCGCCAGTCCGGAGACGCGCGCGGTGTCCGGCGACATCGATGAGTCGATTCAGTTCATCTTGGCTGCGGTCTCACGGATGGACGGCTTGATCGGCTCGTTGCTGAACGTCTCCCGTATTGCCACCCGCACCAACCCCACCGAAGCCGTTTCGCTGGGGCCGATGGTGGAAACCATCATCGACACCTTTCGCTATCAGCTCGACCAGAAGCAGATCACCATTTCCGTCGGCGACCTGCCCGCGGTCATAGGTGATCCGCTGCGCCTGAACCAAGCCTTCAGCAACTTGGTGGACAACGCCATCAAGTACATGGGGGAGCGCGCCGTTCGGCGCATCGAGATTGGCGCGCAGAGCGCAGACGATACCTGCACCTGCTTTGTGCGCGACACCGGCCCGGGCATCCCGAAGGGAAAACAGGAGGCGGTGTTTCGCCTGTTTCATCGCCTGCCTAACGGCGGGGTGCCGGGCGAGGGGATCGGGCTGACGATGGTGCGAAAGATCGTCGAAAAACACGGCGGGCGGATTTGGCTGGAGAGCGTGCCCGACGAAGGCAGTACGTTCTGGTTTACGCTGCGGCTGGCGGCTGCGGCGCGGACAATGGGAGCGGAGCATGATGCATCCACCTAA
- a CDS encoding adenosine-specific kinase, whose protein sequence is MNLVAIRVEKPDDVNLILGQAHFIKTVEDLHEALVSAVPGIRFGLAFCEASGPCLVRASGTDPELASQAAQQALAIGAGHSFLVLLRDAFPINVLNAIKMLPEVCSIHCATANPVEVVVAESEQGRGIVGVIDGLKPKGIERDDHVADRKALLRKFGYKLS, encoded by the coding sequence ATGAATCTCGTGGCGATTCGCGTCGAGAAACCTGACGATGTCAACCTCATCCTCGGGCAAGCGCACTTCATCAAGACGGTTGAGGATCTGCACGAGGCCCTAGTCAGCGCCGTCCCCGGCATCCGTTTCGGACTCGCTTTCTGCGAGGCTTCGGGGCCTTGTTTGGTCCGCGCCAGCGGTACCGACCCGGAGCTGGCGTCACAGGCGGCGCAGCAGGCCCTTGCCATCGGCGCCGGGCACTCCTTTCTCGTTCTCTTGCGCGATGCTTTTCCCATCAATGTGCTGAACGCGATCAAAATGCTGCCCGAGGTGTGCTCGATTCACTGCGCCACCGCCAACCCGGTCGAGGTCGTGGTCGCGGAGTCCGAACAAGGGCGCGGCATAGTCGGGGTCATCGATGGTCTCAAACCCAAGGGCATCGAGCGCGACGACCATGTCGCGGACCGCAAGGCCCTGCTGCGCAAGTTCGGGTACAAGTTGAGTTAG
- a CDS encoding DUF1232 domain-containing protein, whose protein sequence is MMVAVVASMLDRNLWQQWRIGGWGVFRHYMPLAGIVYLLALFDRRADGLGRILLFGAFAYGLLPFDLVPDKLNGGMIDDLVLVAGSSRLFMHRCPAALIEHRAKQVQGWRRRTQRIQARRRSLRRRIAGE, encoded by the coding sequence ATGATGGTGGCGGTGGTGGCCTCGATGCTTGATCGCAACCTGTGGCAGCAATGGCGCATCGGCGGCTGGGGGGTGTTCCGGCACTATATGCCGTTGGCAGGCATCGTCTATCTGCTGGCCCTCTTTGACCGCCGCGCCGACGGTCTTGGCCGGATTCTGCTCTTTGGCGCGTTTGCCTACGGCCTGCTGCCGTTTGACCTAGTGCCCGACAAGCTCAACGGCGGCATGATTGATGATCTGGTCTTGGTCGCGGGGTCATCGCGCCTGTTCATGCATCGCTGCCCGGCCGCGCTGATCGAGCATCGCGCGAAGCAAGTGCAGGGGTGGCGCCGGCGCACGCAGCGCATTCAGGCTCGCCGCCGCAGTCTCAGGCGGCGGATCGCGGGCGAGTGA
- a CDS encoding helix-turn-helix transcriptional regulator, producing the protein MQDQVSEMVRTLRARLNMTQEEFAHALGLTVGTVNRWENGRFRPSKLARATITEFARRRGISIEPTEHVEADSVEHHRDVA; encoded by the coding sequence ATGCAAGACCAAGTCAGCGAGATGGTTCGCACGCTCCGCGCGCGCCTGAACATGACCCAGGAGGAGTTTGCCCATGCGCTGGGCCTGACCGTGGGAACCGTGAATCGCTGGGAAAACGGCCGATTCCGTCCGAGTAAGCTGGCCCGAGCGACCATCACCGAGTTCGCGCGCCGCCGCGGCATTTCGATCGAGCCGACCGAGCACGTCGAGGCCGACTCCGTCGAACACCACCGGGACGTAGCCTAG